The following are from one region of the Pseudohongiella spirulinae genome:
- a CDS encoding AbgT family transporter codes for MSQSPSDQTRQAGILGWIEHTGNRLPDPVFIFLWLILFVVAISVIAAMTGVSAVHPTQLMEDGSPLIISAASLLSADNIQRLLVEMPTTFTHFHPLGYVLVVMLGAGVAERSGLFGSVMSSAVKMAPAALLTPVVALLAMVGNLAADAAYVVLIPLAGVVFAAAGRHPIAGIAAGFAGVSGGFSANLMPGQLDALLFGITESAVETLDSNWIMNIAGNWYFIAVMTLLYLPVIWYITDRVIEPRLGKLVTNAESSTAGIIKTADDVLSHEEAQGMRRAGLAALVVIGIWVLLCVAPGTPLINESAPEEARMQPFYQSLVAGFFILFLACGWAYGTATGSVKSHRDVVRMMSEAMADLSYYLVLAFAAAHFVAMFNWSNLGLIFAINGAAVIQASNMPTPILISVIVLLTGMINLFIGSASSKWALLAPVMVPMLMLLGISPEMATAAYRVGDGATNIITPLMPYFPLILAFCQRWNKDFGLGSLAATMIPYSIWMLITGLVLAMIWIGLGLPLGPGAGTTYAL; via the coding sequence ATGTCCCAATCACCGTCAGATCAGACGCGTCAGGCTGGTATTTTAGGCTGGATTGAACACACCGGTAATCGCCTGCCGGATCCGGTATTCATTTTCCTCTGGTTGATTCTGTTCGTGGTCGCCATCAGCGTGATCGCTGCGATGACCGGGGTCTCTGCTGTGCATCCGACCCAGCTCATGGAAGATGGCAGCCCCCTGATTATCTCCGCCGCCAGTCTGCTGTCGGCCGACAATATACAACGCCTGCTGGTTGAGATGCCGACCACATTTACGCATTTCCATCCGCTCGGTTACGTGCTGGTAGTGATGCTGGGTGCCGGCGTAGCGGAGCGCAGTGGTCTATTTGGCAGTGTGATGAGCAGCGCCGTCAAGATGGCACCTGCCGCACTGCTGACACCCGTTGTGGCGCTGCTGGCCATGGTTGGCAATCTGGCGGCTGACGCCGCTTATGTCGTTCTGATTCCGCTGGCCGGGGTCGTGTTCGCTGCGGCTGGTCGCCATCCCATTGCCGGCATCGCCGCCGGTTTTGCCGGCGTATCGGGCGGTTTTTCTGCCAATCTGATGCCTGGACAGCTGGATGCGCTTTTGTTTGGCATCACCGAATCGGCGGTTGAAACACTGGACAGCAACTGGATCATGAATATCGCCGGCAACTGGTATTTTATCGCTGTCATGACACTGCTGTATCTGCCGGTGATCTGGTACATCACCGACCGCGTCATCGAACCACGCCTGGGCAAGCTCGTGACCAATGCCGAAAGCAGTACGGCAGGTATTATCAAAACCGCAGACGACGTGCTGAGCCATGAAGAGGCACAGGGCATGCGCCGCGCCGGGCTGGCGGCATTGGTGGTCATCGGTATCTGGGTACTATTGTGTGTGGCACCCGGCACACCATTAATTAATGAATCAGCACCAGAAGAAGCACGCATGCAGCCGTTCTATCAGTCACTGGTGGCTGGCTTCTTCATCCTGTTCCTGGCTTGTGGCTGGGCTTATGGCACCGCCACAGGTTCAGTAAAGTCACACCGGGACGTGGTCCGCATGATGTCAGAAGCGATGGCTGATCTGTCTTATTACCTGGTGCTGGCTTTTGCAGCCGCGCACTTTGTGGCCATGTTTAACTGGTCAAACCTGGGACTGATATTTGCCATCAATGGCGCGGCAGTCATTCAGGCCAGCAATATGCCAACTCCCATTCTGATCAGTGTTATCGTACTGCTGACAGGCATGATCAATCTGTTCATCGGCTCCGCCAGCTCCAAGTGGGCCCTGTTGGCACCTGTCATGGTACCCATGCTGATGCTGTTGGGCATCAGTCCGGAAATGGCCACCGCTGCCTACCGCGTAGGCGATGGCGCTACCAATATCATCACGCCGCTGATGCCCTACTTCCCGCTGATCCTGGCCTTCTGCCAGCGCTGGAACAAGGACTTTGGTCTGGGTTCACTGGCGGCCACCATGATTCCCTATAGTATCTGGATGCTGATTACAGGCCTGGTGCTGGCCATGATATGGATCGGTCTTGGATTGCCACTGGGCCCCGGAGCAGGGACAACGTATGCGCTATAA
- a CDS encoding helix-turn-helix domain-containing protein yields the protein MVHLRSRLAVYVRNRRGTATQREFARRTGLAQSTIMRIENEEQNVTIKTLEQLCQAFKVDVGELFPVVKPAQQYHRPTVGSEQRPMVHDSGAHTSAADKQRSK from the coding sequence ATGGTTCACTTGCGCTCCAGATTAGCTGTTTATGTCAGAAACCGCCGTGGTACAGCCACTCAGCGGGAGTTTGCCCGTCGTACCGGCCTGGCACAATCAACGATCATGCGCATAGAAAACGAAGAGCAGAACGTGACTATAAAGACGCTGGAGCAATTGTGTCAGGCATTCAAGGTGGATGTGGGCGAGTTGTTTCCGGTGGTCAAACCAGCTCAGCAGTATCACCGGCCGACAGTCGGGTCCGAACAGCGCCCTATGGTGCATGACTCCGGCGCGCATACATCAGCTGCTGATAAACAACGCTCTAAATAA
- the yfbR gene encoding 5'-deoxynucleotidase yields MLHNVKSHFYAYISKLRWLQRWGMKRNVINENVMEHSWEVATIAHVLALVKNRKFGGSVDVNAVVVAALYHDCSEVITGDMPSPIKYHSPEITRAYKAIEHQADHELLSLLPAELQDDFRRVLVEAEIPPEYHRIIKAADTICAYLKCKAEVQAGNPEFRQAEQDVRGRLDKIDAPEVKYFLDTFAPSYGLTLDELLK; encoded by the coding sequence ATGCTGCATAACGTCAAAAGTCATTTTTATGCCTATATCAGCAAGCTGCGCTGGTTGCAGCGTTGGGGCATGAAACGCAATGTCATCAACGAAAATGTCATGGAACATAGCTGGGAAGTCGCCACTATTGCTCATGTGCTGGCGCTGGTGAAAAATCGCAAATTTGGTGGGTCTGTCGATGTCAACGCGGTTGTAGTTGCCGCTTTGTACCACGATTGCAGTGAGGTGATTACAGGTGACATGCCTTCTCCGATCAAATATCACTCGCCTGAAATCACCCGCGCCTACAAGGCGATAGAGCATCAGGCTGACCACGAGTTGTTGAGCCTTTTGCCAGCAGAGTTACAGGATGACTTTCGCCGGGTACTGGTAGAAGCAGAAATTCCGCCAGAGTATCACCGCATTATCAAAGCCGCCGACACTATCTGCGCCTACCTTAAATGCAAGGCTGAAGTGCAGGCGGGCAATCCGGAATTTCGTCAGGCTGAACAGGACGTGCGTGGTCGACTGGACAAAATTGATGCGCCGGAGGTGAAATATTTCCTGGACACCTTCGCACCCAGTTATGGTCTGACGCTGGACGAGTTACTGAAATGA
- a CDS encoding MFS transporter: MTDYLRFIGRHWALLGFGFTTVFWGNFGQSFFVAWFGAEIQQSLGLSASSYGSAYSLATLGAAITVVWAGSLIDRVSLRRYSLVISAGLALALLVLSQAVGLLSLILGFFLLRLFGQSLLPHTGMTAMSRYFTDGRGKALSLAMSGVPVGEIVLPAAAVALIAVIGWQSTLQVIAVGVLLVLIPLIILLLSAAGLSGAKAKQDREAAQASAQTAEGGSRRDVLKDYRFWLALGGLMANPFLITGVFIHQNFLVDSKGWSMSWLATSFIVYGAVHWVSSLVAGSLVDRFKGVRLMPYYLLPLLACMLVAAFVDGQWVAPLMMALLGMAAGSSPPINGSMWPEIYGTRNLGAIRAMNMSIMVMATSVSPVLFGYFIDRGVSAAWLYGSCALYVLIALVMMILSYPSNSKPLTPERRTGDL; the protein is encoded by the coding sequence ATGACCGACTATCTGCGCTTTATCGGCAGGCACTGGGCTTTACTGGGGTTCGGTTTTACCACCGTATTCTGGGGTAATTTTGGGCAGTCGTTTTTTGTTGCCTGGTTTGGTGCGGAAATACAGCAGTCCCTGGGGCTCAGTGCCAGTTCCTATGGAAGCGCTTACTCACTGGCAACCCTCGGGGCCGCTATTACAGTTGTCTGGGCTGGCAGCCTGATTGATCGGGTGTCGCTGCGCCGTTACTCCCTGGTGATCAGTGCTGGCCTGGCACTGGCTTTGCTGGTGCTGTCACAGGCGGTGGGATTGTTATCCTTGATACTGGGATTTTTTCTGCTGCGATTGTTCGGCCAGTCTTTGCTGCCGCATACCGGCATGACAGCGATGTCACGTTACTTTACCGATGGCCGCGGCAAGGCCTTGAGCCTGGCGATGTCAGGTGTGCCCGTTGGCGAAATCGTGTTGCCCGCAGCAGCGGTGGCTCTGATTGCTGTGATTGGATGGCAGTCAACATTACAGGTTATTGCGGTCGGTGTGTTGCTGGTGTTGATACCACTGATCATCTTGTTGTTGAGTGCGGCCGGACTCAGCGGTGCGAAGGCCAAACAGGACAGAGAGGCGGCGCAGGCTTCAGCTCAGACTGCGGAAGGCGGCAGCCGCCGCGATGTTCTGAAAGATTATCGTTTCTGGCTGGCGCTGGGCGGCTTGATGGCCAATCCCTTTTTAATCACGGGCGTATTCATCCACCAGAACTTCCTGGTCGACAGCAAGGGATGGAGCATGTCCTGGCTGGCCACCAGCTTCATCGTCTATGGCGCTGTGCACTGGGTCAGTTCTCTGGTGGCTGGCTCTCTGGTTGATCGATTCAAAGGCGTGCGCTTGATGCCCTATTATCTGCTGCCGCTGCTGGCCTGCATGCTGGTTGCAGCATTTGTTGACGGGCAGTGGGTGGCACCGCTGATGATGGCGCTGTTGGGCATGGCGGCTGGCAGCAGTCCGCCCATTAACGGCTCTATGTGGCCGGAAATCTATGGTACACGTAACCTGGGCGCGATTCGCGCCATGAATATGTCGATTATGGTGATGGCAACCTCCGTCTCGCCAGTGCTGTTTGGCTATTTTATTGACCGGGGAGTCAGTGCCGCGTGGCTATACGGCAGTTGCGCCCTGTATGTGCTGATTGCATTGGTGATGATGATATTATCCTACCCCTCAAATTCAAAGCCGCTGACGCCAGAACGGCGCACAGGTGATCTATGA
- a CDS encoding phosphoenolpyruvate carboxylase, which yields MSNETARLFEELVALNYQLYSSLFLKLPLDAIEQTGTLLPLLSEACERGLSEGKNAKSIIGEFFEQHREHFNEHEQIQFLFKIIQYVERQVVLIDALEDAAYSRIHQIDNKTSLIRLTERAADDGRTDKLAQLLKNFGVRVVLTAHPTQFYPGQVLAIISDLTEAISGARTGEVRDLLQQLGNTPFFQKQKPSPYDEAVLLTWYLSNIFYQAIGELVDPLAQRFPEQINSNAELVSIGFWPGGDRDGNPFVTTDTTLRVAARLRQSIIQCYHNDIRQLKRRLSFRDVYEALDKLEKQLRDELSEKPGREGVLLSDIHLVLDQVERLLSERYQSMYIDSLQSFRRKVTLFGFHFASIDIRQDSRVIARTLESIVQQQPGLLPMDFNSLNEDQQINAMLACKGEVDASRFDDPVIRDTIESFSVIRRIQFTNGERGAHRYIISNCRGPVDVVRVLTLFRLCGWRDRPINVDIVPLFETIDDLQRAGESMARLYANTQYQVHLSHRRQRQTVMLGFSDGTKDGGYLMANWGIYTAKEDVTAVSRDQGVEVIFFDGRGGPPARGGGDTYLFYAAHGRTIESNQIQMTVQGQTISSYYGIKDAAKHNLGQLLTAGLENNLLDRVDRELDDLQRNLIRDLAERSYQKYEAFKNHKLFMPYLEEMSTLKYYAMANIGSRPSKRGGGDAMKFEDLRAIPFVGAWSQLKQNVPGFYGLGSALKAQEELGRLDACLELYEHSRFFRALISNSMQSMSKTNFELTRYMENDPQFGEFWQDIYQEYLISKEMVLKISGQDQLLQDNPRSRMSIRLREEVVLPLLTIQQYALIRIRECREQDAAEQLAMYEKMVVRTLFGNINAARNSA from the coding sequence ATGAGTAATGAAACTGCCCGGCTTTTTGAAGAGCTGGTGGCCCTGAACTACCAACTCTACAGCAGCCTGTTTCTGAAGCTGCCGCTGGATGCTATCGAACAGACCGGCACCTTGCTGCCGTTGCTGTCGGAAGCCTGCGAACGCGGATTGTCTGAGGGCAAGAATGCCAAATCCATAATTGGCGAATTTTTCGAGCAGCACCGCGAGCATTTCAACGAACACGAGCAGATCCAGTTCCTGTTCAAAATTATTCAGTACGTAGAGCGCCAGGTCGTATTGATTGATGCCCTGGAAGATGCTGCTTACAGTCGAATTCACCAGATCGACAACAAAACCTCACTGATCAGGCTGACCGAAAGGGCGGCCGATGATGGACGCACCGATAAGCTGGCGCAGTTACTGAAAAACTTTGGAGTGCGTGTGGTGCTCACAGCGCATCCAACACAATTCTACCCAGGGCAAGTGCTAGCCATTATATCTGACCTGACAGAAGCGATTTCCGGCGCGCGCACTGGCGAGGTGCGGGATCTTTTACAGCAGCTTGGCAATACACCGTTCTTTCAGAAGCAAAAGCCTTCCCCTTATGATGAGGCAGTGCTGTTGACCTGGTATCTGAGCAATATTTTTTATCAGGCCATTGGTGAATTGGTAGACCCACTGGCACAACGCTTTCCAGAACAGATTAACAGCAATGCCGAGTTGGTCAGCATTGGTTTCTGGCCAGGCGGGGATCGTGATGGCAATCCTTTTGTTACCACCGACACAACACTGCGGGTTGCGGCCAGACTCAGACAGAGCATTATTCAGTGTTATCACAATGACATCCGTCAACTGAAGCGTCGTCTTAGTTTCAGAGATGTTTATGAAGCTCTGGACAAGCTGGAAAAGCAGCTGCGCGATGAGCTCAGCGAGAAACCGGGGCGCGAAGGCGTGTTACTCAGCGATATTCACCTGGTGCTGGATCAGGTTGAGCGACTGCTAAGCGAACGTTACCAGTCCATGTATATTGATTCACTGCAATCTTTCCGTCGCAAGGTGACTCTGTTTGGTTTCCACTTTGCGAGTATTGATATCCGGCAGGATAGCCGGGTGATTGCCCGGACGCTGGAGTCCATCGTTCAGCAACAGCCCGGTTTGCTTCCAATGGATTTCAACTCCCTGAACGAAGATCAGCAGATAAATGCCATGCTCGCCTGCAAGGGCGAGGTGGACGCCAGCCGATTCGACGACCCGGTGATTCGCGATACCATTGAATCATTCTCTGTCATCCGTCGCATTCAGTTCACCAATGGTGAGCGCGGTGCGCATCGCTACATCATCAGTAACTGCCGAGGTCCGGTGGATGTGGTGCGCGTACTGACCCTGTTCCGCCTGTGCGGCTGGCGTGACCGTCCGATTAACGTCGATATCGTGCCGCTGTTTGAAACCATCGATGACCTGCAACGTGCCGGAGAGTCGATGGCCCGGCTTTATGCCAATACCCAATACCAGGTTCACCTGTCGCATCGCCGTCAACGCCAGACGGTGATGCTGGGTTTCTCGGATGGCACCAAAGATGGTGGCTACCTGATGGCCAACTGGGGTATTTACACTGCCAAGGAGGACGTGACTGCGGTGTCGCGCGATCAGGGTGTTGAGGTAATCTTCTTTGACGGCCGTGGTGGTCCACCCGCCCGGGGTGGTGGTGACACGTATCTTTTTTATGCGGCGCACGGCAGAACCATCGAAAGCAATCAGATTCAGATGACGGTGCAGGGTCAGACCATCAGCTCTTATTACGGCATCAAGGATGCGGCCAAGCATAATCTGGGGCAGTTGCTGACGGCGGGGCTGGAGAATAACCTGCTGGATCGTGTGGATCGTGAGCTGGATGACCTGCAGCGTAATCTGATTCGTGATTTGGCAGAGCGCAGCTATCAGAAGTACGAAGCGTTCAAGAATCATAAGCTGTTTATGCCTTATCTGGAGGAAATGAGCACGCTCAAATACTACGCCATGGCCAATATCGGCAGTCGCCCCTCAAAACGAGGCGGTGGCGATGCCATGAAGTTTGAAGATCTGCGCGCCATTCCTTTTGTGGGTGCCTGGAGTCAGCTCAAGCAGAACGTACCCGGATTTTATGGCCTGGGCTCGGCGCTTAAAGCTCAGGAAGAGCTGGGACGCCTGGATGCCTGTCTGGAGCTCTATGAGCATTCGCGCTTCTTCAGAGCGCTTATCTCCAACAGCATGCAGAGTATGAGCAAAACCAATTTTGAGCTGACCCGCTACATGGAAAATGATCCGCAGTTTGGCGAGTTCTGGCAGGATATCTATCAGGAATACCTGATCAGCAAGGAGATGGTTCTAAAAATCTCCGGTCAGGATCAGCTTTTGCAGGATAACCCGCGCAGCCGCATGAGCATCCGTCTGCGGGAAGAAGTGGTGTTGCCACTGCTGACCATTCAGCAATATGCGCTGATCCGCATACGTGAATGCCGCGAGCAGGATGCCGCGGAGCAACTGGCCATGTACGAAAAAATGGTGGTGCGAACGCTGTTTGGCAATATCAACGCGGCCAGGAATTCGGCTTGA
- a CDS encoding PQQ-dependent sugar dehydrogenase, protein MQTTIKGISSLVFLWTVTAVSAQQDPLPAHINTQRNLIVADVIEFATLPDSDGEPARMMNLVDEAVSQRIFVNDMRGPIHTISYDGQTVTPYVNINDAQWGVGVEYGGRERGFQSFTLHPDFGRAGAPGYGRFYTWTDVSDNITTPDFVPDGGNNAHHTVLHEWVAQSHSSPVYDGGAPRVLMRFEQPFANHNAGHLAFNPLAQPGDADYGMLYIGSADGGSGGDPLNLSLNMASAFGKMLRIDPLGNNSANGQYGIPSDNPFVGQSNVVPEIYAYGMRNPQRFGWDPANGNLYMADIGQNMVEKVSLVPKGGNLGWNAWEGSFRFEGRGQISTESPRSDPNVVYPAVEFTRFDPLLQGRVAATGVVVYRNGPIAAMNDRVFFGDFVSGEILHFEADNVPQGGNTGIARLLLRDSSGEAKTLLQLIQQKNQQQGRSPAERADMRINMGPDQRVFVLNKHDGMVREIVQ, encoded by the coding sequence ATGCAAACGACAATTAAAGGCATTTCCTCCCTTGTGTTCTTGTGGACAGTCACTGCGGTGAGTGCTCAGCAGGATCCGTTGCCTGCCCATATCAACACGCAGCGCAATCTGATTGTCGCGGATGTTATTGAATTTGCGACTCTGCCCGACAGTGACGGTGAACCAGCACGCATGATGAATCTGGTCGATGAAGCGGTCAGCCAGCGTATCTTTGTTAACGACATGCGTGGCCCCATCCATACGATCAGCTACGACGGGCAGACAGTGACGCCTTACGTCAATATCAACGACGCCCAGTGGGGCGTCGGTGTGGAATACGGCGGGCGTGAGCGCGGTTTTCAGAGCTTTACCCTGCATCCCGATTTTGGTCGCGCTGGTGCACCGGGTTATGGACGTTTCTACACCTGGACAGACGTCAGTGACAATATAACCACGCCCGACTTTGTGCCCGATGGTGGCAATAACGCACACCACACTGTGCTGCATGAGTGGGTGGCACAAAGTCACTCGTCTCCTGTTTACGATGGGGGTGCGCCGCGCGTCTTGATGCGTTTTGAACAGCCCTTTGCCAATCACAATGCGGGACACCTGGCGTTTAATCCGCTGGCCCAGCCCGGAGATGCAGATTACGGCATGTTGTACATCGGTTCGGCGGACGGTGGCAGCGGTGGTGACCCCTTGAATCTGTCGCTGAACATGGCCTCAGCCTTTGGCAAGATGCTGCGCATAGATCCGCTGGGCAACAACAGTGCTAATGGCCAGTATGGTATCCCCTCTGATAATCCCTTTGTCGGGCAGTCCAATGTGGTACCCGAAATTTACGCTTACGGTATGCGTAATCCGCAGCGTTTTGGCTGGGATCCGGCCAACGGCAATCTCTACATGGCCGACATAGGCCAGAACATGGTGGAAAAGGTCAGCCTGGTGCCCAAGGGAGGTAACCTGGGTTGGAATGCCTGGGAAGGCAGCTTCCGTTTTGAGGGGCGCGGACAGATCTCCACCGAATCGCCACGCAGCGACCCCAACGTGGTTTACCCGGCTGTGGAATTCACCCGCTTCGATCCGCTGCTGCAGGGCCGCGTGGCTGCCACAGGCGTCGTGGTTTATCGTAATGGCCCGATAGCCGCCATGAACGACCGCGTGTTTTTTGGTGACTTTGTCAGCGGTGAGATCCTGCATTTTGAAGCCGACAACGTACCCCAGGGCGGCAACACCGGCATCGCCCGCCTGCTGCTGCGTGACAGCTCAGGCGAAGCCAAAACCCTGCTGCAGCTGATTCAGCAAAAGAACCAGCAGCAGGGCCGCAGCCCCGCCGAGCGCGCCGATATGCGCATCAATATGGGGCCGGATCAGCGGGTTTTTGTGCTGAACAAACACGATGGGATGGTGCGGGAGATTGTGCAGTAG
- a CDS encoding ATP-binding protein has translation MAYLQRVIDLELTERLRSAGAIVLEGPKACGKTETAAQFAASSIFLDLDGAARASIDIDPRLPLAGPVPRLIDEWQVAPAIWNGVRREVDSRKLPGQFILTGSATPADDATRHTGAGRFARLRMRPMSLFEMGSSTGSVSLAGLLNGAHKSCPEQPLDFSGLLEVLCRGGWPAHNNLALPAALTAVRDYVRDIYRADIHTVDGVRRDPIRVQAVFESLARHVATEVSHASIASDVALPGGAPDQDTVAAYLNALERLMIVEPQPAWAVHLRSRSRVRSSKKFHFVDPSLAAAALGASPQSLQADLNTTGLLFESMVIRDLRIYSQILGGEVRHYRDNTGLEIDAIVTTADMRWGAFEVKMSSAGHVIDAAAAQLLKFAERVDTSRCGQPAALVVVTAGGYSYQRPDGVIVVPIGHLGP, from the coding sequence GTGGCTTATCTCCAGCGAGTGATTGATCTAGAGTTGACTGAGCGTCTGCGGTCGGCGGGCGCCATCGTGCTTGAGGGGCCGAAAGCCTGCGGGAAAACAGAAACCGCAGCGCAGTTTGCAGCCAGCAGCATATTTCTGGATCTGGACGGTGCCGCGCGAGCCAGTATCGACATTGATCCCCGTCTTCCGCTGGCCGGGCCGGTTCCCCGGTTGATTGACGAATGGCAGGTTGCACCTGCTATCTGGAATGGGGTGCGTCGGGAGGTCGATTCCCGCAAATTGCCCGGACAGTTCATCCTGACGGGGTCTGCGACACCTGCAGATGATGCAACCCGGCATACCGGAGCCGGTCGATTTGCACGTCTGCGCATGCGCCCTATGAGTCTATTCGAAATGGGCAGCAGCACGGGCTCTGTATCGCTTGCAGGGTTGCTGAACGGCGCACATAAGTCTTGTCCAGAGCAGCCACTGGATTTCAGTGGCTTATTGGAGGTGCTCTGTCGAGGAGGATGGCCAGCGCACAATAATCTGGCTTTGCCAGCTGCATTAACGGCTGTCAGGGATTACGTGCGAGATATTTATCGTGCAGATATCCATACGGTGGATGGTGTTCGCCGTGATCCCATCCGTGTACAGGCCGTGTTTGAGTCGCTTGCCCGGCATGTTGCTACCGAAGTCAGTCATGCATCGATCGCCTCCGATGTGGCTTTGCCGGGAGGGGCACCCGACCAGGACACGGTCGCCGCCTATTTGAACGCGCTGGAACGGCTGATGATTGTTGAGCCGCAGCCGGCCTGGGCGGTCCATCTGCGCTCGCGCTCCCGTGTTCGCAGCAGCAAAAAATTCCACTTCGTAGACCCTTCGCTGGCGGCTGCTGCATTAGGCGCCAGCCCTCAATCCCTGCAAGCTGACCTGAACACCACCGGATTACTTTTTGAATCCATGGTTATCAGAGATCTGCGAATTTACAGCCAGATACTGGGTGGCGAAGTGCGGCACTACAGAGACAATACAGGTCTGGAGATCGATGCCATCGTCACGACAGCGGATATGCGCTGGGGTGCCTTTGAGGTCAAGATGAGTTCTGCCGGACATGTGATTGATGCTGCGGCAGCACAGCTACTCAAATTTGCAGAGCGCGTTGATACATCACGCTGTGGTCAGCCAGCCGCATTGGTCGTTGTCACTGCTGGCGGATATAGTTACCAGCGGCCCGATGGCGTAATCGTTGTGCCAATTGGTCATCTTGGGCCCTGA
- a CDS encoding AbrB/MazE/SpoVT family DNA-binding domain-containing protein — MNTTRLSTKGQVIIPKHIRETHHWDPGMEFQVVEFEGDVLLEPKAAFSPPALKTWRDSN, encoded by the coding sequence GTGAACACGACCAGGTTATCCACTAAAGGGCAGGTAATTATCCCTAAACATATTCGCGAGACACATCACTGGGATCCAGGAATGGAGTTTCAAGTGGTTGAATTTGAAGGTGATGTTTTGTTAGAGCCAAAGGCGGCATTTAGCCCTCCTGCTTTGAAGACGTGGCGTGATAGCAATTGA
- a CDS encoding class I SAM-dependent methyltransferase, protein MSEQDKEKWDTRYRAGAYADRKHASDYLKVALEQIGPVPETARALDLACGAGRNTLYLASKGYEVDAVDVSQVALQRAQQSALASGTQGINWIEHDLDDPLPGQYCDYDLIIMMRYLDLALLESMATRLSPGGYLVCEVHLQTDEAVAGPKSADFRAAPGELLTAVSGLEVEDYFEGLVSDPDGKIVSLARVLARNS, encoded by the coding sequence ATGAGCGAGCAAGACAAAGAAAAGTGGGATACGCGCTACCGTGCAGGCGCCTATGCTGACCGAAAGCACGCGTCGGATTATCTGAAAGTTGCACTGGAGCAGATTGGGCCGGTACCTGAGACTGCCAGAGCGCTGGATCTGGCCTGCGGAGCAGGGCGCAACACCTTGTATTTGGCTTCGAAAGGATACGAGGTGGATGCAGTTGATGTCTCACAGGTGGCCTTGCAGCGTGCGCAGCAGTCGGCATTGGCATCCGGCACGCAGGGTATTAACTGGATAGAACATGATCTGGATGACCCGCTACCCGGCCAGTATTGTGATTATGATCTGATTATCATGATGCGCTATCTGGATTTGGCATTGCTGGAATCGATGGCGACAAGGTTAAGTCCCGGGGGCTATCTTGTCTGTGAAGTGCATCTGCAGACTGATGAGGCTGTAGCCGGACCAAAAAGCGCAGATTTTCGTGCGGCACCGGGGGAGTTGCTGACCGCGGTTTCCGGACTTGAGGTGGAGGATTATTTTGAGGGATTGGTTTCCGATCCGGATGGGAAGATTGTGTCCTTGGCCAGAGTTCTGGCAAGGAACTCCTAA
- a CDS encoding CopG family transcriptional regulator: MGQVTIYLEDDIEKKMNAAAKSSQLSKSKWIAQLIKEKVANEWPPSIVQMAGSWDNFPTLEEIRKTQNDDSPREPF; this comes from the coding sequence ATGGGACAAGTAACAATTTACCTTGAGGATGATATTGAGAAGAAAATGAATGCGGCGGCAAAATCTTCCCAGCTATCCAAGAGCAAGTGGATAGCACAGCTCATCAAAGAAAAAGTAGCCAACGAGTGGCCACCATCAATTGTTCAAATGGCTGGCTCCTGGGATAACTTCCCGACACTTGAAGAGATACGCAAAACGCAGAATGACGACTCACCCAGAGAACCATTCTGA